The genomic region atatatatatatatatatatatatatatatatatatagtgtggggaCACTTTTTAGCTTCTGTCCAAGCAAGTGTTGCACTTGTACTTGGTTTTGGCTTTTTTCATGAATCCCACATTGAAGAAATACTTCCCCACTTTCTGCCTTATAAGCATGAGCTGAAGGAAGTAGTGTACCATCAGTTAAAAAAGCCAAAACCAAGTACAAGTGCAACACTTGCTTGGACAGAAGCTAAAAAGTGTCCCCACATATAaaactcaaatattttttttttacttcaattttttaatatataactaTAATTAGCTCTTTGAAAATGGACAGCTAGAAAAAGtttatacctaaaaaaaaaaaaaaaagttttgaaaaactgtactttgaaaaaatgcaaTTTCAAAATGGGCATGGGAAACGGCGAAGTTTTATAGTTCCACCTGATATCTACAAGCTTAAAATGTTCAAGAAAAGAATAGAGTTTATTGGCATCAAAGTAAATATGTTAATGTACATTTGGTACATTAAATGATGATTACTacaagaattgtaatctttattattagtaataaagtGTGTTGTAATATAATAACTAAACCTATTTATTAGTTTAGTTATAATATTAGAATGaaacttaatatttattttaggaaatatcttactcatacaattatatctccttaaaatttgttattttttaaatttaagagagacatgttattttttatgattttttatttttataattgttatatgtatatggaaagtttgtttatttgaaaatatattaagttttgaaattattgcattTACTAAGGAATAGCTAATACAatcttttaaagagaaatagttattcctcattttgaagaatagctattcataaggaatgactattccttgtaataaaaatataaccaaactaaaaaaaaaactaaacaaaaggaataactattatattacaACAGCTATTATAGTCTACCAAACATGTCCTTAAAGTAAATGATAAACATCCCTCCTCCCCCCTCCCGgggccaaaaaagaaagaaagaactaaATGAAGCCTACGAAATGAAATGGATCACTCCAATATCCACATTCATTACAACTACAGTCTACATGCACAAAATTAGTTTGCAATTGCAACACTGTATCTGGTTCTTCCCTTTGCCATCCGCATTCCTCTTGCTTGTTTCCAACCCGGTCATAGTGCCTCAGGAAAACGTAAATCCGCAGGGCCTGGACCCAGAATCCCTTTCTGGTCGTTAATCTTGGGGAGTACAAGAGGTGGCTCTGTATGTCCATCTTTTTCATCATCTCTCCAGCCAGGCGCTGGCCAATCTCTCTATAACATCAAGAGAAAAGTAAATGAACTactaaagaaaatagagaatatTATGCGGGTCAAGTAGAGAAAATGATCAtttctttttgagaagagaaaaaGCTATAAAGAGGGACCACCATGGAAAGAAGCATTAGGAGTCCATCACCACAATCAGATTGAAGTAACCTCAACATTTGCTTCTTActttaaaaaagttattatcGCCTTATAATTGATTGTGCCTTATAGATGATGCTCTTATTATCGTGTTTGCTAATGTCAGAAATACTTGCCTCATCATGAGTGTAACTTGTGTCCTGCAATATAGGGGTCACTATTGGGGGAGCAATATCCGGGTCtggtttttgaaatataaatgtGGTGTAAAGACCTGTGAAAGGAAAACGCCAAAGAACCTATTAGTAAACTGCTGAACTGGGCAAGTTGCAACTGATAAATGGTAGAAAGAATAGGCTTTGAAGTAGGCAATGAAATGTAAATGAATCACCTAACACATCATAAGATCGAGGAAGAAGTCTCCCTCTGGGATCAACAAGGTTTGGAACAGAATTCGTTATCATGCCTGCAAATTGGGCTCTTTCGGCAACACCAAATATGGAGAATGAATAATCAGCCTCACTAAATCAAACAATGTTAATCACAAGCAAATACATTACATAAAATCAAAAGCAGAGCACCGGGGATTGTTTGGACTTCTaagattttaataattaattcattTCAGAACTTTGTTAAGGCATTAAAGAAGATTCACAAACCTGTTATCATCATAAAATTCAGTTAAGTTTTGAATCTCGACATACTCAAGACCAGCTTCCCTTGCCAACCTGAGTCATATTAGAGAAGTTAATTGTTACAACATTTCAAAGTCAGCGTCTAAGCTAGAGAGCACTTTAAAACTATAAAACCATTCCAGTACTACCAACCCAAAgaaatatgagaatgccaaacaAAAGAACTAAACTTGAGGTCATTGAACCAAAAACATAGTGTGATACGTTGGCAATCTAGTGTGAGCCATAATTAGCACTCTGCAATTTTAAACATTATCATTTCTATTCCAACTGCAgttaaaaacttcaattctcacTAATCTGCAGTCACTTTGGAGGCAGGATGGATTTATGGCAGTTTATAGGATTGACCAAAGTCTAGAACCAAAATATAAGATAGTATATAAATGAACCTGATGAAACTTGGGAAATGAACCAGGCAATGGGTTTCAGCAGATGGATCACTAGCAAATTTCAGCTGATATTTCTTTCCAAATAATGGGAACCTGGAAATATACAGTTTATTCAATTGAATTAGAATGAAAATATAGAACAAGGAAACACGCTTCTTATTGAAAATTCATACATACTTTTCTTCCTCAACTTCAAACGTGATCATGTAGCTTTCTGATCGAATGCAATTGGGAACAATGTTTGGCTTCATGCTGCTGCCTTTGTTGTGGTATGCTTCAACATTCTTTTGGTACTTTGCCCTGAATGGCCAAAATGTTAATATCTATAGTATAGCACTCCTTTTCTAAGAAGAAAGATCTCATGCAGCATTGATCACAAAGATAAAAAATCAAGCAATGTCACGAATAGAAGAAAATATCATTGAAACCTGGGCTGAAAGCTAGAAGAGAGCtggaaaaaacaaacaacattAATGATGGAATTAACACCCAGACAGAGATGCTCTTAACAACTGCAAAGAAAGTTTTGTTTTCATTCAAAGAAGTATATGGTTGACATTCTTAGACTTAAGTTGCTTGACCTTAACACTATCTCTATACCTGATTTGTTAAATAATAAGGAGGCACAACCATTTGTAATCTAAAATGactttttaattcaaatttaacATGACTCTGGCTCAAGGGAAACTGAAATCAACTTAAGTTCTCCATGTTTTTGTTAAAGCATCAACCTTGGCCCTATGGAAATTAGCAGGGACAAAGAACCATGAACAAATATTAATACTTGATGGTGGAAGGTGAATTATAACCCTGAGTAATCTAAAGAATTTAGAATCTGATCACAATGCAAGATCTTTCTATTAGATCAAGCAGGGCAAAAGGATAAAAGTCTACCAAATCAACTGAGAGAGATGGAGAGCAGCATATGGGTGAGGGCCCTGTTATCTTAGTTTTAGTACCAAGAAAAGCCACTAATATGGATCAACAATTAATTAAATCACCAAATTGCAGTCAAGTACTGAAAGCACTAATTAGCTCAAATTTTTGAACTGATTtctttaaatatatacaaacaaaacaagtatACAAAGTAAATCCAATGCAATCAACTAAGCAACTCCATAAACAATAGGTCTTAACAATCACTATTTCATACCATATTGTAGATGAGTCAGGAGTAATACCGAAAAAATAACCCCCCGGTTTCAGCAAACATGACACATTTTGTAGAAGTTTCCTTGCTCTCTCCTCGGTTTCAAAGCATAACTGCAAGTAGAAATGCTTTTCAGATTTGGGACCTGATACTCTGGAGGGAGATACAGGACTGTTTGTGCGTGTATGTGTGTGCGTGTGCAAGCATGTGTGTGTGCACAAGAGAGAGGGGAAAACATATATGAAACCTGTAAATGCTGCAAGCAGCATACTATATCGGCCTGATTGGTCTTATCCTTTAAATGCGTCTCCATATTTTCCTATCAAGGCATACACTGTCAGAGAAGGAggaaaatgtaaaacaaagactaTCTGGAAGTAACTTTTgctccaatatatatatataatgacattttatacaaattattGATGGATCCAATGCGACAAAGACAACTTTAAGTTctattttctttgttgttgtttgttgttttttcttgtgttcaccatcatgaacaccttgtattttcattctatatttttcttcatcttgattaatattattcttattacctatcaaaaacaAATGACCACTTAAGAAGAAACtataaaaaattcttagaaAAAAGGATCTTTTATCCCCATATGAGGTTGAATTAAGTAAAGCATAAGTCACTAAATAATACAGAAACTTGTCACAAACTGCAAGATCCCAATTAAGACCAAAGTCAGAGggtatttttaaatcaaatgtgACAAGAGTTTTCAGGACATGTAGAAAAGGaggcaaaaaaagaaatgattcTGAACCCCTTTAAAAGCAATGAATAAAGGCTTCTGGAGCAGATGGAAAGTCCTTTAAAAAATGAGGTTCAACATTGTCAAAATGACTTCAACCTATGCAATGGGTTAAGCTCATTAGTTAATCTCCTAGGCAATTGCAAGGCCACCTTAACTGCATTCATATTTCTGAAATCATCATGTGGTACACCTATTTAAAATCTTTGCATAGTGACAATTAAGGTACCAGAAGATGTCTCACTCACTACCATTATTCTAGAGGCAAACTTGAAAGTAACCCCCCCAccctcctttttttatttatttatttttttaaattacactCTCAAGAGTAGCAAAATGAACAATTTGTATTATCATCATTTAATTATATTAGTAGATTAAGTGGATAATATTTactttgggggaggggggggggggggggtttaaaGCAACTCATGCACCCAAGCAAGATCGAACCTGAGACCACTCAGAACCACTAGAGTGGTATAGCCCAACTGGTGGATTAAGCGTATAATCATTACTATAATTTTAGCTAGCAAATGGCACAGCATAAATTGCACATAGGCTGACAGCTGAAATCCAAAAAGTAACTATTTCCAAGGTACGAGGATCATTATCCCAAGTCTTGTGACAGAACCCTGTCACCGAAATAATTGTCTTAAGCCTTTTACGTATGTACAAAAGCACTCAAAAGCTGGAGTGAGTAAGTTTTAAGGTCAACCTTTTTACCTTAAAGATCTACTTCGAATTGCTTACTAAAAACATGTACTACATGTAAATGTTCTTCAATGGCCCCAAAACGCTTCAACAACCCCCAACCAGGAAGTAACACAGAAATCGGCGGGGCACAAACTAAAATATTGGTAGGTTCTGCCGATTAGGTACAAAATTCCTAATGCATAACAACACCTATCAAGATAACTAGACACCCACCTggatcaaaatttgagaagtatAGTCAAGGCACCTGCATTGAGGGACTAGAATCACATAcaacatttaattttaaatctgGTGATCGATAATTTGACGTTGACAAATCAGCTTTTAAGCCATGTGAATCATAGGCATAGAAATGCGCTTTGGTGTTCAACATGAATGCGAGTTATTATATACAGGAAACCAGAAAACTAAATTGAACTGAAGCACAGATAGCAGACTGAAGACAACAAAGTTTATGAATCATACATTAGTATCTATATCAAAACTGGTCagtttacaaaaaagaaaaaaccaccTGTGACCCTTGTTAGCCTATGTTGTTCCATTTCATGAAATACAATAAAGTACAAAACTTGTCACAACAAGATATCTGATCATCTTAGTCACATTATCCTCCAAAACCCACAAGCCAAAATCCAAACTTGAACAGACCCAGAAGTTGTATACTCAATAAACAAAGCTCCCACTATGCAAAACACTGACTTTATAAGAATAAATAAGCTTCGCAAAGCCAACAACAAACACTAAAACCCAATAACCAAAACTAAAtagcaaaagagaaagagaaagagagaagaagaagaagaagaagacagacCAAGCAAGGATCAAAGTGAAAGAATTCAGAAGGGTAAGGCTTCTTCTGAATCAGGCTCTCCCAGGCTTCTCTTAATTGGGCTATTCCAGTCGAAGATACATCGATTCCGATGTAGTGACCAATTTGGGCATCGTTGTCGAGGCCAAATCCTCCTCCTCCACAGCAATACAAGTCACAAAGAGTCGCATATGGGTGCGCGAATATCTTTATCAGCGCCATTTTTGCGAACTCGTACAGCTTTTGCTGACTCGACTCGCTCCGATTTGGGAGCCCCACTACTTGGGAACTCATCCCTGAGTTTGTCAGCTCACTGGCGGAGGAACTGGAATAAGTATAGTTTGCAATTGCATTGCATTAGAATGAACCGGTGttgggcctgggcctaggcctctaatttgtagatttttctcccccaaaaaaaagaatttgaatggGCAAAGGTTGGATCCAGGAAAAATGGTAAGATCACGTCAAATGACATAACTTGTTTTACAATTGTTCACGTGACAGGCTGTAAATAGTAGAGAAAAAGTGGTGGATTTATGTAAAAGTAACAGGCAGCCAATAACAATTTGACACGTAAGATAATTATGACAAAAGTTGTGATATTAGAACTACTCTAAATCTAGTGTTCTAATGCACTAAATTTATTGGATCATAACATGTTTCGAATCCAAGCCAAGTTTAAGatctatataaaatttatatgggCTCATGGCCTTTTGTTTTTAAGATGGATTATATATCGTTAAGTTGAGTTTTTTAATACACTGAAACCAAACACCGAAACAAATAGTAAGGGTGGTTATGTTTGACACATCTATTGATCACCACACTTTTTTGGGGATTAGTTGGGGTGTCCAACAACCCATGAAACTCGACCAAACTAATCAACCCAAACCCCTCAACTTCATGATTGATTTTCTCAACTCCTTTGATTGACAACAAGTTACATGTCTTAAAACCCAACCTTTTTCAATTGAATAGCAAGTGGAGTTGGTGGCAAATTGAATATCAACTGATTGCTTAAACGTATTCATTCTTTGTCGGAGATCTATTGTCACCAACTACCTCCTTAGCAAGAAGTACCAGATTTGGCCATAAGAGGCTGTAGTCTTAAAGAAAAAACCATATTTGGTTGTGAAACGCTGAGATCGTcatgaatagaaaaataaaaaaaagtatagataTGGTCTTTACAGGTTAAGATCTTCACCTCTCTCCCTGCCCCTTGCCATCATGTTCTTGTCTTTGTCTTTAACAAACCAACTGATGAAATTGACCATATCCGACTGATTACTAGAGGCCTACTAGTAGTCGAATAACTTAGACTCAGCGCTCAATGGCAGTTTCTTGATTATCCCACCTAAACAAGGTAGGTTGAGTGAAGAGTAGAGTATAAATCCAACCGAACCCAACCCATGGGAAACCTCTAGGAATTAGTGTTTAGCTTAAATGATTTCGTGTTAAAACAAGTTGACCTAATTTGACACAATTAATAGTCAAACCAATTCAATGCTAATCTACTTAACTCATAATAAACTCAAATGGCCCTATGCATATAAATAgagattattttttatgtaacacaaattttgaacGTCATATATATAGAACTAAGAAATGGAAAGAATTTTTTGTCATATTACGAAATCTTCAATTTagttcactttttttattattttataatttgataattacaatgaGCGAAGGGAAAGTTAAACCCTATATGTCATACTAATTACCAACCAatttaaaacactttcaaattAGTTATATCCGGTCAAAAGTTTTGTAGCTTAATTTACGTCTAAATTTTAAATcctctattttctataataatttcaaaattatccaaaaaaagaaaaaaaaaagaaaaagaaaaagaaaaaggagtgaTAGGACATCTTGACACAAATTATCAATCTGTTACctctaaattattaaacaaaggCATTTCGTTTCTAAAAGGGGCGAAAATAGTAAATTAGGCATAACTTTTTAACTATATAATTATCAGTTTCgatttacaaactatattttttactagcatctcgaggattagaggctcgattttgggtctaaaaatcgagtttttgagggtcgatttttaatgtatgatgtggcattttttccatgTGGAAtctacctggaaatcgagtgtctaagactcgatttacaaagcaaaaaaatattaaatccaTCCACCATGACTGAGCAAAactcaccacaaaaaaaaaaaaaccagcgcAAGCCCAGATCTAGGCCGCGATCCCCCAGATCCAGGTCGTGTCGCGCCCAGGCCGCGGCACGCCCAGGTCGCGCGACCTGGGCGCGACGCGGCCTGGGTCGCGTGCTGCCTGGGCGCGACGCGGCCTGGGTTGCGCGGCGGCCTGGGTCAGCCTGGTTCGACGGCAGATCAAtgtggaggaggaagaaaggaaaagatGAAGAGGTAGGGAGGAAGAAAGGAACAGATGGAGATgtaaagagaagagagatgtgAAAcgtagaaaaaataagaaggaaaagagGGAAGATTTAGgatgtaaatcgagtcttagagactcgattttcaagtagtcgccacgtgaaaaaatgccacatcagatagaattagactataaaaatcgactatcaaagactcgatttatagcctcaaaatcgagttttttagactcgagatgctagtaaaaaatatagtttgtaaaccttaactattaattatattgtttgaaaattaatgttattttactATTTGTGTATCTAAAAGGTGAAATGCTGATAGCtcatcattttgtttttggaatcTATTACTAATTGCAAagcagaaaagaaagaaaaaaagagagcaaacAGAAAAGCAAAACATGAGCCCACAGCAGCAAGATGGTGAGGAGACATTAGTGAAAGCAGCATTACGAGTGCTGAACACAGCCGACCCATACGAGAAGGCTCGACTCGGCGACTCTGTGGCATCCCAATGGCTACAAGGGACAATCACTCAGCCCTACGACCCTTCCCTGGACCTGCCCGTGCCAGACCGCCCCGCCAGGCTCGCCAACGtacatttttttctatttcaatgCCCATTTGCTACTTTGCATTCCAACTGTTCGATGAAATGCCTCAATGaaacttttttgtgttttgtttttttttgggtgcaggTTAAGTTGGTGTCGCCGAGTCTAATGCCGAAGCTGGGAAAAGCAGGTAGCTTGCAGAGTAGACAGGCAATCGTGCATAGCCTGGTGCACACTGAGAGCTGGGCTATTGACTTGTCTTGGGTACTATTTTGATGTAGAAAATAGGAACAAATTCCAAAAACCAATGTGGGACTAAACAGGAACTGAATGAATAGGGAAACACAGAGAATGGGTTCCACTTTAAAGGGTCACttataatataataaagaaGAAGACTAATTTATGAAACTTCTTGTACTTTTCAGTTGGTTGAATgataaattttcttattaaattaaGGAATAAACTAATGATGAGAAGGACAAGGATGATAtctatattgtttttcaaacaccccccccccccccccctaccccccttttgttttgtttttatttgaatcatgtttgtttttatctttgtttttagtCATACACATTGATTGgttctattttaccattttttgtgGTACTAATTTAGACCATCTAATATGAAATAAAGTATACATACATTGGTAACCTTTTACCAGTTTTTCCATTCATTAATTCTATAATTTTGAGGGATTATGGCATGGTACATCATACATGGTGTGTAATAAATCATTTATTAGAAGAACTATTTCCATACTTGTACTTAATTGTAGTGGATAAACTAGCACCTGACTTTATAAGTTTTAAGGGGAGGGTGACGTCACGAGTTGAAGACTTATTGgtacacgtgtgtgtgtgtgtgtgtgtatatattcaTTAGAAGAACTATTTCCATACTTGCACTTAATTCTAGTCGACAAACTAGCTCCTGACTTTAAAAGTTTTAAGgggagggtgaggtcatgggttgaAGACTTATTGGTgcacgtgtatatatatatatatatatgtgtatgtatgtgtgtgtgatgTAGCAGATAAGGATTCTTGTATTCATTCTTTGTTGGAGCTTGTGAATGAAAAGGGTGCCTCTTGGACCATTGGATTTGATTGCTTGAAGTGGAGATTGAAGAGTAATGGCAAATTTGATTTGTTCTTATTACAAGACTCTAGGAGGATACAGTGATGCCAGTTTCCCAAAGGAAGAGTATCTGGTGTAATAAGTTATTGGAAAaagctggatttttttttgtgtttgcataGCAGCATGGGGAAAAACTTATATTGTGACAACCTTAACAAGAGAGGTATCATTTTGGTAGACTAGTGTTGTATACGCAGAGTTAGTGAAAAAATGTGAATCATTTATTATTGATCCACTATGTGGTAGCCTATGAAttgtggtttttctttttctttttttgtcttttctatGTCTGTCAGTAGGCAATGCCAAAGAGTGTAGTGGATCTGGTTTTTGAATGGAGAAATTGGTTTGAGAAACAAAGATCTTCAGTATAAAATATTGTTCCCCTATGCTTAATGTGGGTCATATGGAgggagtgaacaatttttatgatgtGGAGGGATCAGTTTTGGAGCTGAAAAATAAGTTTGTGAGATTGTTGTTTCGATGGTCTAGAATCCTTGGAGA from Castanea sativa cultivar Marrone di Chiusa Pesio chromosome 11, ASM4071231v1 harbors:
- the LOC142614836 gene encoding mRNA cap guanine-N(7) methyltransferase 2 — its product is MSSQVVGLPNRSESSQQKLYEFAKMALIKIFAHPYATLCDLYCCGGGGFGLDNDAQIGHYIGIDVSSTGIAQLREAWESLIQKKPYPSEFFHFDPCLENMETHLKDKTNQADIVCCLQHLQLCFETEERARKLLQNVSCLLKPGGYFFGITPDSSTIWAKYQKNVEAYHNKGSSMKPNIVPNCIRSESYMITFEVEEEKFPLFGKKYQLKFASDPSAETHCLVHFPSFIRLAREAGLEYVEIQNLTEFYDDNRAQFAGMITNSVPNLVDPRGRLLPRSYDVLGLYTTFIFQKPDPDIAPPIVTPILQDTSYTHDERDWPAPGWRDDEKDGHTEPPLVLPKINDQKGILGPGPADLRFPEAL